One region of Fragaria vesca subsp. vesca linkage group LG4, FraVesHawaii_1.0, whole genome shotgun sequence genomic DNA includes:
- the LOC101303691 gene encoding protein VERNALIZATION INSENSITIVE 3-like, which produces MASDSSAQGLAQDLSNCSNLSIDKKRKLVYEISKWSQGASEVLQAWSRQEILQILCVEMGKERKYTGLTKVKIIEHLLKVVSENQSGGNEVVADLKPQSSTASGQRITKRQRKTENPSRVSVLENSSPINISGSELANTKFCKNSACRATLNQEDAFCKRCSCCICYQYDDNKDPSLWLVCSSDPPFQGKSCGMSCHLDCAFKHERSGIGKEGRRMGLDGSFYCVSCGKVNDLLGSWRKQLVIAKDTRRVDILRYRVSLSHKLLKGTVNYQKLHKIVDEAVKKLEAELGLLTGLPNKTGRGIVNRLSSGPEVQRLCAFAVESLDSLVSNATFHPLPKPEIQGLDLIDPDMIRFEDIHSTSLNVMLGSVDPTPESLVGYRLWHCKAQDMNYPAEPTCTLLPPKTKFIVTGLTPATEYCFKVSSFDKSRHLGMCEVRISTSTAGNEAPNCSVTERSQSPATNYSGLSNPSSVEDETNNITPYSDQADNRADTYRNQCEDTEKSTSANLSNGAITCNSIGRGPTEANTVSLLDEEHVASISNSDVLKSECKQSPECQIIEDTSTGNGSNSPVRTGMECVPFVNSSEACLPITPCKLETLKDGLGRNIRSNSSSKDLKNGAGKGEEPQDGSTSKKRSGDRQDEKCVANDVSDRDFEYYVKVIRWLECEGHIEQNFRQKFLTWYSLRATTQEVRIVKVFVDTFIEDPASLAGQLIDTFSESISSKKSSVVPSGFCMKLWH; this is translated from the exons ATGGCCTCGGATTCTTCTGCTCAAG GACTTGCACAAGATCTGTCAAATTGCAGTAACTTAAGTATAGACAAAAAAAGAAAGCTGGTCTATGAAATATCAAAATGGTCACAGGGTGCTTCTGAAGTGCTACAGGCATGGAGTCGTCAGGAGATTTTACAAATTCTATGTGTAGAGATGGGGAAAGAAAGGAAATATACTGGCCTGACAAAAGTGAAAATAATAGAGCACCTTCTGAAAGTTGTTTCTGAAAATCAATCAGGAGGAAATGAGGTTGTAGCTGACCTTAAACCTCAGTCATCCACTGCATCTGGCCAAAGAATTACCAAAAGGCAGAGGAAAACTGAGAATCCATCTCGAGTATCTGTTCTAGAAAATAGTTCTCCCATCAATATTAGTGGTAGCGAATTAGCGAATACTAAATTCTGCAAAAACTCAGCTTGCAGAGCTACCTTAAATCAAGAAGATGCATTTTGCAAGAGGTGTTCATGTTGCATATGTTATCAGTATGATGATAACAAGGATCCTAGCCTATGGTTGGTTTGCAGCTCGGATCCTCCATTCCAGGGTAAATCATGTGGCATGTCATGCCACCTTGATTGCGCTTTTAAACATGAAAGGTCTGGTATTGGAAAAGAGGGACGACGGATGGGACTTGATGGGAGCTTTTATTGTGTATCTTGTGGTAAAGTGAACGATTTGCTTGG ATCCTGGCGAAAACAACTAGTGATTGCAAAAGATACCAGACGGGTGGACATACTGCGCTATCGTGTGTCCTTGAGTCATAAGCTTCTCAAAGGAACTGTGAATTATCAAAAGCTTCACAAAATTGTGGATGAAGCTGTGAAGAAGCTTGAAGCTGAATTGGGTCTGTTAACTGGCTTACCCAATAAGACGGGTCGTGGTATTGTTAATAGGCTTTCTTCTGGACCAGAGGTTCAGAGACTTTGTGCATTTGCCGTGGAGTCTCTTGATTCATTAGTTTCCAATGCAACATTCCATCCATTGCCCAAGCCTGAAATACAAG GTTTAGATTTGATTGATCCAGATATGATCAGATTTGAGGACATCCATTCTACATCCCTCAACGTGATGTTGGGTTCTGTAGATCCTACCCCAGAAAGCTTGGTTGGTTACAGGTTGTGGCATTGTAAGGCTCAAGATATGAATTATCCAGCAGAACCAACTTGCACATTGTTACCACCGAAGACAAAGTTTATTGTTACAGGACTAACTCCAGCTACAGAATACTGCTTTAAGGTCAGTTCATTTGATAAATCAAGACATCTGGGCATGTGTGAAGTTCGGATCTCCACAAGTACTGCTGGGAATGAAGCTCCAAATTGTTCAGTCACAGAGCGAAGTCAAAGCCCAGCTACCAACTATAGTGGCCTTTCTAATCCATCTTCAGTGGAAGATGAAACTAATAACATTACTCCATATAGTGATCAAGCTGATAACCGGGCAGACACCTACCGAAATCAATGCGAGGACACTGAAAAGTCTACTTCTGCTAATTTATCAAATGGTGCTATCACCTGCAATAGCATCGGCAGAGGACCTACAGAAGCCAATACAGTTTCTTTGCTGGATGAGGAACATGTGGCCTCCATATCCAATTCCGACGTTCTAAAATCTGAGTGCAAGCAATCACCTGAATGCCAAATTATTGAAGACACCAGCACTGGTAATGGGTCCAATTCCCCTGTTCGAACTGGAATGGAATGTGTGCCCTTTGTTAATAGCTCCGAAGCTTGCTTGCCCATCACTCCATGCAAATTAGAAACACTTAAAGATGGGTTAGGAAGGAACATAAGATCCAATTCCAGCAGCAAGGATTTGAAAAATGGGGCAGGGAAAGGAGAGGAACCCCAAGATGGCAGTACGTCAAAGAAGAGAAGTGGGGACAGGCAAGATGAAAAGTGTGTGGCAAATGATGTTTCGGATAGGGATTTTGAGTATTATGTGAAGGTTATCAGATGGTTAGAGTGTGAGGGACATATCGAGCAGAACTTTAGACAAAAATTTCTAACTTGGTATAGCTTGAGAGCAACAACACAGGAGGTAAGGATTGTGAAGGTGTTTGTGGATACCTTTATTGAAGATCCAGCATCTCTTGCAGGGCAACTTATAGACACCTTTTCGGAAAGCATTTCAAGCAAAAAGTCATCTGTTGTACCCAGTGGGTTCTGCATGAAACTTTGGCATTGA